From Megalobrama amblycephala isolate DHTTF-2021 linkage group LG24, ASM1881202v1, whole genome shotgun sequence, the proteins below share one genomic window:
- the LOC125260190 gene encoding uncharacterized protein LOC125260190: MPDPGRTNPELGSHLNILLNSASLYITQGVAPSTLKSYVSAWSWFTKFCFSFRIPILPILISTICAFVVHCFESRNLKIATIRKLLAGIQFHARFHNPNYPSIFSTPAIRLLLKGIEKSAQKTPDKCLPITLNLLHRLTSSLSNSSFCEYINILLEAVFLSAFYGFMRLGEFASDSKIFNPARGLCLSDLRFSSSSFNLFIKYSKADSSGTGVTITISKINFFCPYTSMVRYLKARPRTPKNSPLFILPNRLPMTKQWFRTHLASVLTLCDLSPHLYTGHSFCIGAATTAAECGVPDSTIQMLGRWSSTAYKIYIRSDKQILLNAQQALSTYNQGS; this comes from the exons ATGCCCGACCCTGGCAGAACTAATCCTGAACTAGGCTCTCATCTCAATATCCTATTAAATTCTGCTAGTCTTTATATCACTCAAGGAGTTGCGCCATCGACACTCAAATCCTACGTTTCGGCATGGTCCTGGTTTACGAAATTCTGTTTTTCGTTCAGAATTCCTATTCTCCCCATTTTAATTTCTACAATTTGTGCATTCGTAGTTCATTGTTTCGAATCCCGTAATCTGAAGATCGCTACAATACGTAAACTGCTGGCTGGCATTCAATTTCACGCACGATTCCATAATCCCAACTATCCAAGTATTTTCTCAACGCCCGCTATTCGGCTTTTACTCAAAGGCATAGAAAAATCTGCTCAAAAGACACCAGACAAATGTCTCCCCATTACGCTAAATCTTCTGCACAGACTTACTTCTTCTCTAAGTAACAGTTCGTTTTGCGAGTACATAAACATTCTCCTCGAGGCAGTGTTTCTGTCTGCTTTTTATGGGTTTATGCGATTAGGGGAATTCGCCTCTGATTCAAAAATCTTTAATCCTGCTCGCGGCTTATGTCTCTCCGATTTGCGTTTCTCTTCAtcttcatttaatttatttattaaatattctaaaGCTGATTCTTCTGGTACAGGTGTCACAATTACGAtctcaaaaattaattttttctgcCCTTACACATCTATGGTCAGGTACCTCAAAGCACGTCCTCGCACTCCAAAAAATTCACCCCTATTTATATTACCTAATAGACTCCCAATGACAAAGCAATGGTTTAGAACTCATCTAGCTTCCGTCTTAACACTTTGCGATCTTTCTCCACATCTATACACTGGGCATTCCTTTTGCATCGGAGCTGCGACAACAGCAGCTGAATGCGGTGTTCCTGACTCAACCATCCAAATGTTAGGCAGATGGTCGTCCACGGCATACAAGATCTACATCAGATCCGACAAGCAAATTCTACTTAACGCTCAACAAGCTCTCTCAACCTACAATCAAG GTTCTTAG